A genomic region of Pseudomonas frederiksbergensis contains the following coding sequences:
- the rplA gene encoding 50S ribosomal protein L1, whose product MAKLTKRQKAIAGKIEAGKAYNFVDAAALLAELSTVKFSESFDVAVNLGVDPRKSDQVVRSATVLPHGTGKTVRVAVFTQGPAAEAALAAGADRVGMDDLAAEMKGGDLNYDVVIASPDAMRVVGQLGQILGPRGLMPNPKVGTVTPDVATAVKNAKAGQVRYRTDKNGIIHTSVGKVGFDAVKLKENVEALIADLKRIKPASSKGIYVKRVTLSTTMGPGLVIDQGSLDA is encoded by the coding sequence TGACCAAGCGCCAAAAGGCTATCGCTGGCAAAATCGAAGCGGGCAAGGCCTACAACTTTGTAGACGCCGCTGCTCTGCTGGCTGAGCTGTCGACTGTCAAGTTCAGCGAGTCGTTCGACGTTGCTGTGAACCTGGGTGTTGACCCGCGTAAATCTGACCAGGTCGTACGTAGCGCTACTGTGCTGCCACACGGCACTGGCAAGACCGTTCGCGTTGCTGTGTTCACCCAAGGCCCGGCAGCTGAAGCTGCTCTGGCTGCCGGCGCTGATCGCGTAGGTATGGACGACCTGGCTGCCGAAATGAAAGGCGGCGACCTGAACTATGACGTAGTTATTGCTTCCCCGGATGCAATGCGCGTTGTAGGTCAGTTGGGTCAGATCCTCGGCCCACGTGGCCTGATGCCTAACCCTAAAGTCGGCACCGTAACGCCAGACGTAGCTACCGCGGTTAAAAACGCAAAAGCTGGTCAGGTTCGTTATCGCACCGACAAAAATGGCATTATTCACACCTCCGTTGGCAAAGTCGGCTTCGATGCCGTCAAGCTGAAGGAAAACGTTGAGGCCCTGATCGCTGATCTGAAGCGTATCAAGCCGGCTTCCTCGAAAGGTATTTACGTCAAGCGCGTTACCCTGAGCACTACTATGGGCCCAGGTCTGGTCATCGACCAGGGTTCGCTCGACGCGTAA